AGATTATTCGATGAAAGGCGGTAATGAAGTCTTGTGGTATTATCTTAGTGCATTGATTGGTATCGTGTTGATATTTGCGATTTTCTACGCCGTGTCTAAAATAGGAAAACGTCGTGTTTCTAAATCTTAGCTTCATTGCCCTGTTTTTTGTGATATTATGGCTCAAGAGTCCATGGTATCTATTGGCGTGCGCTTTGATTTTCAATGCAGTTGCTTTTAAAAATTGTATCAAAATTAATAAAAAAGTTTTAAAATCCATACTGATCTTTAATATTGGTGTGAGCCTTGGCTATATTGTGATGGCATTTTTCAAAGAGATTAGTCCTTGGAATTATGTGATTTATATCAATCTCAAAGTTTATACTTTGACTTTTTTTGTATTTTTGTTTTTTTCTCATGTCAGCATCGTGAATTTTTTCTCTTTTTCAAAAGAGCTAAGCTATCTTTTGAGTATTTCACTCTCCCAAATCTACTCGTATCGCAAAACTTTTGAAGATTTTAGATTGTCTTATAAAGCCAGATTTATCAAAAACTACAAAGAGCGCAAGCGGGATTTTATCACGGTAGTCTTTAGCTTTTTTCTCAAAAAATCAATGCATGATTCTCATGAGAGAGTCCTAGCAATGAGAGCGAGGGGATTCTTTGATTGATTTAGAACATATTTCATTTGAGTATGAAGATAAATGTGCACTTGATACGATTGATTTAAAAATTGAAACTGGTGAAAAAGTCGTACTTTTGGGTAGTAATGGCAGTGGAAAATCTACGTTGCTGCGATTATTGGCCGGACTATATTTTGCCAATAGTGGCACGTATTTTTTTGAAAAAGAGCCCATCAAAAAAAGAAAAGTTGGGAAAGATTTTCGAAAAAAAGTTGGAGTTTTATTTCAAAATCCTGAGAGTATGATTTTTAATCCTACCGTTTATGATGAGATTGCTTTTTCACTCAAAGAGTTTGATTTTGATAATATCGAAGACCGCGTTGTCAAAATCTCAAAAGAGATGGGCATCGAAAAACATCTCAAAAAATCACCGCTTAGCCTAAGTGGTGGCGAAAAACAAAAGGTCATGTTGGCTTCTATTTTGGTGTATGAACCACAGCTTTTGCTCTTAGATGAGCCAACGGCTGCGATGGATCCTAGGTCATCAGGGTGGTTTATCGATTTTATGATTGATATCCAAAAAACCGTCGTACTGGCTACCCATGATCTCAGTCATGCTTATGAGATGAGTGAGCGTGCCATTGTGATTAGTGAGGAGCATAAAAAGATTTATGATGGCGATATAGAGGTTTTATTTGAGGATTTGGATTTGCTCCAAAAAGCCAATCTCATTCACA
This genomic window from Sulfurospirillum sp. 1612 contains:
- a CDS encoding energy-coupling factor ABC transporter ATP-binding protein — protein: MIDLEHISFEYEDKCALDTIDLKIETGEKVVLLGSNGSGKSTLLRLLAGLYFANSGTYFFEKEPIKKRKVGKDFRKKVGVLFQNPESMIFNPTVYDEIAFSLKEFDFDNIEDRVVKISKEMGIEKHLKKSPLSLSGGEKQKVMLASILVYEPQLLLLDEPTAAMDPRSSGWFIDFMIDIQKTVVLATHDLSHAYEMSERAIVISEEHKKIYDGDIEVLFEDLDLLQKANLIHKHKVKKNIYNTKYHLHFKGEGHV